From Streptomyces sp. NBC_01460, a single genomic window includes:
- a CDS encoding DUF6412 domain-containing protein, translated as MDDAANRVRRAVGRLLRPAAFLVLFLTEVLLAEGGSLSAAVALAATAAAGSALLVCSVISARCAAPVPRTSVRTAMRDREKRTAFLPQRDPDARGRTRPRAPGSALLTAA; from the coding sequence ATGGACGACGCTGCGAACCGCGTACGCCGAGCGGTCGGCCGCCTGCTCCGCCCCGCCGCCTTCCTCGTCCTGTTCCTCACCGAGGTCCTGCTCGCCGAGGGCGGCAGCCTCTCCGCCGCCGTCGCGCTCGCCGCCACCGCGGCCGCCGGCTCGGCCCTCCTCGTCTGCTCCGTCATCAGCGCCCGCTGCGCCGCCCCCGTACCCCGTACGAGCGTGCGCACCGCCATGCGCGACCGGGAGAAGCGCACCGCCTTCCTCCCGCAACGTGACCCCGACGCCCGGGGCCGCACCAGGCCCCGAGCACCCGGGTCCGCCCTCCTGACGGCCGCGTAG
- a CDS encoding winged helix-turn-helix transcriptional regulator, translated as MALGKDYAAQQCSIARALEVIGERWTLLVVRDAFYGVRRYNDFLGHLGIPRAVLASRLQALTEAGVLARRRYQESPPRDEYVLTDRGKALWPTVRSLGLWGREHVEGTLPMRSFVHADCGTELGAFGQCPACGNTGVPLEDVEMRPGAGLDPDPADPVSRALLAPRRLLQPLDTDRV; from the coding sequence ATGGCTCTCGGCAAGGACTACGCGGCACAGCAGTGCTCCATCGCCCGCGCGCTCGAGGTGATCGGTGAGCGCTGGACCCTGCTCGTCGTGCGCGACGCCTTCTACGGGGTGCGCCGCTACAACGACTTCCTCGGCCACCTCGGCATCCCCCGCGCCGTCCTCGCCTCGCGCCTCCAGGCGCTCACCGAGGCCGGCGTCCTGGCCAGGCGGCGCTACCAGGAGTCGCCCCCGCGCGACGAGTACGTCCTCACCGACCGCGGGAAGGCCCTCTGGCCGACCGTGCGCTCCCTCGGGCTCTGGGGCCGCGAGCACGTCGAGGGCACCCTCCCCATGCGCTCCTTCGTCCACGCCGACTGCGGCACCGAGCTCGGGGCGTTCGGACAGTGCCCGGCCTGCGGAAACACCGGCGTACCCCTGGAGGACGTGGAGATGCGGCCGGGCGCCGGACTCGACCCCGACCCCGCCGATCCCGTCAGCCGAGCGCTGCTCGCCCCCCGCCGTCTCCTTCAGCCGCTGGACACCGATCGTGTATAA
- a CDS encoding MFS transporter has product MTQQPVQTGAAPVRTGPAPVRPPAGPRAAHRPGATLAVTSAATAVALMNYTAPMAALPALSAAFATPPAAQAWLLNGAPLGLAVLLLVAGSLADDFGRRRLFLIGTLGLGLTTALAALTSNTLGFTLARAGQGAASAAILAASLGLLVGAYPAGHARIRAMGVWGAFVSAGIALGPLLASSLGQIDWRLTYLALGVGALVTAAFAFPALTESRAPRPGRPDLAGAAVLGLAMTALLTALTLGRDGWLRTPVGLLLLAALALTAVFAAVERRAAAPLIVLSLLRSRTFLAASLGGLVTGLSVIGLFSYLPTLLQHSLGLSALDSAWLFLLWSGAAFVAALQSRRLTGRVPARHQLAAGFALHAVAVLPMLGTLTGAPGGAGASVWLRLVPALVVAGAGSGLINAALPRLAVESVPPERAAMGSGANNTARYLGSSAGVALTIAVAPTAAGADRAILLSAAVALAGTAGVLFLRER; this is encoded by the coding sequence ATGACCCAGCAGCCCGTGCAGACAGGAGCCGCACCCGTGCGGACCGGACCCGCCCCCGTGCGGCCGCCCGCCGGCCCTCGTGCGGCCCACCGTCCCGGCGCGACCCTCGCCGTGACCAGCGCCGCCACCGCCGTCGCGCTGATGAACTACACGGCGCCCATGGCGGCGCTCCCCGCCCTCTCGGCCGCCTTCGCCACACCGCCCGCCGCACAGGCCTGGCTCCTCAACGGAGCCCCGCTCGGCCTCGCGGTCCTGCTGCTCGTCGCGGGGAGCCTCGCCGACGACTTCGGCCGCCGCAGGCTCTTCCTCATAGGCACCCTCGGCCTCGGCCTCACCACCGCCCTCGCGGCCCTCACCTCGAACACCCTCGGCTTCACCCTCGCCCGGGCGGGCCAGGGCGCCGCGAGCGCGGCGATCCTCGCCGCCAGCCTCGGGCTGCTGGTCGGCGCGTATCCGGCCGGCCACGCGCGGATCAGGGCGATGGGCGTCTGGGGAGCGTTCGTGAGCGCCGGGATCGCCCTCGGCCCGCTCCTCGCGAGCTCGCTCGGCCAGATCGACTGGCGCCTGACCTATCTCGCCCTGGGCGTCGGCGCGCTCGTCACGGCGGCCTTCGCCTTCCCCGCACTCACCGAGTCCCGCGCACCCCGCCCCGGGCGCCCCGACCTGGCGGGCGCCGCCGTGCTCGGACTGGCGATGACCGCGCTGCTGACGGCCCTGACGCTCGGCCGCGACGGCTGGCTGCGCACACCGGTCGGGCTGCTGCTGCTCGCGGCCCTCGCCCTGACCGCCGTGTTCGCGGCGGTGGAGCGCCGGGCGGCCGCCCCGCTGATCGTCCTGTCGCTGCTGCGCAGCCGCACCTTCCTGGCGGCCTCCCTGGGCGGGCTGGTCACGGGGCTCTCGGTGATCGGCCTGTTCAGCTATCTGCCGACCCTCCTGCAGCACTCCCTCGGCCTCTCGGCCCTCGACTCGGCGTGGCTGTTCCTCCTCTGGTCCGGTGCGGCGTTCGTCGCGGCGCTGCAGTCGCGGCGGCTGACCGGCCGGGTCCCGGCCCGCCACCAGCTCGCCGCCGGCTTCGCGCTCCACGCGGTGGCGGTGCTCCCGATGCTCGGGACCCTGACCGGGGCGCCGGGCGGCGCGGGGGCCTCGGTGTGGCTGCGTCTCGTCCCGGCCCTGGTCGTGGCCGGGGCCGGCAGCGGCCTGATCAACGCGGCACTGCCCCGCCTCGCGGTGGAGTCCGTACCGCCGGAGCGGGCGGCCATGGGGTCCGGGGCCAACAACACCGCCCGCTATCTCGGCTCCTCGGCGGGCGTCGCCCTGACGATCGCGGTGGCGCCGACCGCCGCGGGCGCCGACCGGGCGATCCTGCTGTCCGCCGCCGTGGCGCTGGCGGGCACGGCGGGCGTCCTGTTCCTGCGGGAGCGCTGA
- a CDS encoding SEC-C domain-containing protein: MRPDTPADHITEAERLLRTAAQYPEDHEPLFLQAAAHLELAGERTRASALYDELLGSTEIAVDRPHLVKALKAANLWEYGHEAEARAIIDGIRAAGPLDAAPWEIAAETLEAHDELEAAHDFFSTALRLLLAPGEEVPYATQSLLIGRHRVRRLMGVTHDAWDELADALHTAAVPLDELHDPKRLWSLGSSDPGELQAEITRLRAELGTYRTALSRPFPVAVLHWPEDELRELLTAYPELSQEYVSHADHLARLEAALRDLHAAGTPNLGIVTGTVPSYEAFAASEAASPSDPDLLPQYATTLAARGRAVPWPPARSAACWCGSGDPYRACHGAA; this comes from the coding sequence ATGCGCCCCGACACGCCTGCCGACCACATCACCGAAGCCGAGCGCCTGCTGCGCACCGCGGCGCAGTACCCCGAGGACCACGAGCCGCTGTTCCTCCAGGCCGCCGCCCATCTGGAGCTCGCGGGTGAACGCACCCGCGCGAGCGCCCTCTACGACGAGCTGCTCGGCTCCACCGAGATCGCCGTGGACCGACCGCACCTGGTCAAAGCACTCAAAGCGGCCAACCTCTGGGAGTACGGCCACGAGGCGGAGGCCCGCGCGATCATCGACGGCATCCGCGCCGCGGGCCCGCTCGACGCGGCACCGTGGGAGATCGCCGCGGAGACGCTCGAGGCGCACGACGAGCTGGAGGCGGCCCACGACTTCTTCTCGACCGCGCTGAGGCTGCTCCTCGCCCCGGGCGAGGAAGTCCCCTACGCCACCCAGTCGCTGCTGATCGGGCGGCACCGGGTGCGCAGGCTGATGGGCGTCACCCACGACGCGTGGGACGAGCTCGCGGACGCGCTGCACACGGCCGCCGTCCCGCTGGACGAGCTGCACGACCCGAAGCGCCTGTGGTCCCTCGGCTCCTCGGACCCCGGCGAGCTGCAGGCGGAGATCACCCGCCTCCGCGCCGAACTGGGCACCTACCGCACGGCGTTGTCCCGCCCGTTCCCCGTCGCCGTGCTGCACTGGCCCGAGGACGAGCTGCGCGAGCTGCTCACCGCCTATCCGGAGCTGTCCCAGGAGTACGTCTCGCACGCGGACCATCTGGCGCGCCTGGAGGCGGCGTTGCGGGACCTGCACGCCGCCGGCACGCCGAATCTCGGCATCGTGACGGGCACGGTCCCCTCCTACGAGGCGTTCGCCGCGTCGGAGGCCGCGTCCCCGTCCGACCCCGACCTGCTCCCCCAGTACGCCACGACACTGGCGGCCCGCGGCCGGGCGGTCCCGTGGCCCCCGGCGCGCAGCGCGGCGTGCTGGTGCGGCTCGGGAGACCCGTACCGCGCGTGCCACGGAGCGGCCTGA
- a CDS encoding extracellular solute-binding protein, protein MSHGTRHGGHRARTGVLLGCLLALVSAACTGGPERTQGSGAEGPAAEGPLVVASGLDVTGSGSVRQQLIEEWNRRHAGSKDRQAKLVELPGGADQQRSQLLGALQSGSARYDVVNLDITWIPEFAEAGLISPMPVPESGAAADDALDFIRRVHATTVWKGRSYARPFNTDVGLLYYRTDLLTRAMAADRLPTATWKWDQLYSSVKTLELNPVRPDERAGWTTQLKQYEGLTVNTVEAFADAGVELTDSEGRYTSDAEELRKGLDTLLDRVDRGRVQPAAPASDETASLTDFVEGRAVFLRHWPYAYGALGDLMDPDAYDVNRLPGKAVLGGQNLAVTADSPRADDARALITFLTSRESERCLLDAGFAATRDSAYHREKEECWPRVAAALRPAGATPKAAATGEDIREEQPQAERDAYIQTLGAALTKAVQRPRTPYYGAFTQVLQTQVHALLAAERPDVDEAASKLDSALRDVFAGR, encoded by the coding sequence ATGAGCCACGGCACTCGGCACGGCGGCCACCGGGCCAGGACGGGCGTCCTCCTCGGCTGCCTGCTCGCCCTCGTGTCCGCAGCCTGTACGGGAGGACCGGAGCGGACACAGGGGTCCGGCGCGGAGGGGCCGGCCGCCGAGGGCCCCCTCGTCGTCGCCAGCGGCCTCGACGTCACCGGATCCGGCAGCGTACGGCAGCAGCTCATCGAGGAATGGAACCGCAGGCACGCGGGGTCGAAGGACCGGCAGGCCAAGCTCGTCGAGCTGCCCGGGGGCGCCGACCAGCAGCGCAGCCAGCTCCTCGGCGCCCTCCAGTCCGGCAGCGCCCGCTACGACGTGGTGAACCTCGACATCACCTGGATCCCCGAATTCGCCGAGGCCGGACTCATCAGCCCGATGCCCGTCCCGGAATCGGGTGCCGCAGCCGACGACGCCCTCGACTTCATCCGGCGGGTGCACGCCACCACCGTCTGGAAGGGCCGCTCCTACGCCCGGCCGTTCAACACCGACGTGGGACTCCTCTACTACCGGACCGACCTGCTGACGCGGGCCATGGCGGCGGACAGGCTCCCCACCGCCACGTGGAAGTGGGACCAGCTCTACTCCTCGGTCAAGACCCTCGAACTGAACCCGGTCCGCCCCGACGAGCGGGCGGGATGGACCACCCAGCTGAAGCAGTACGAGGGGCTGACCGTCAACACCGTCGAGGCCTTCGCCGACGCGGGCGTCGAACTCACCGACAGCGAAGGGCGGTACACCTCGGACGCGGAAGAGCTGAGGAAGGGACTCGACACGCTCCTCGACCGCGTCGACCGGGGCCGCGTCCAGCCTGCCGCGCCCGCCTCCGACGAGACCGCGTCCCTCACCGACTTCGTCGAGGGCCGCGCCGTCTTCCTGCGCCACTGGCCCTACGCGTACGGGGCTCTGGGCGACCTCATGGATCCGGACGCCTACGACGTGAACCGGCTGCCGGGGAAGGCGGTGCTCGGCGGGCAGAACCTCGCCGTCACCGCCGACTCGCCCCGCGCCGACGACGCCCGCGCGCTCATCACCTTCCTGACCTCGCGGGAGAGCGAGCGCTGCCTCCTCGACGCGGGCTTCGCGGCGACCCGGGACTCGGCGTACCACCGCGAGAAGGAAGAGTGCTGGCCCCGAGTGGCCGCGGCGCTCCGCCCGGCCGGTGCCACGCCGAAAGCGGCGGCCACGGGGGAGGACATACGGGAGGAGCAGCCCCAGGCGGAGCGTGACGCGTACATCCAGACCCTCGGCGCGGCGCTGACCAAGGCCGTGCAGCGGCCCCGGACCCCGTACTACGGCGCGTTCACCCAGGTCCTGCAGACCCAGGTGCACGCGTTGCTGGCGGCCGAGAGGCCGGACGTCGACGAGGCCGCCTCGAAGCTGGACAGCGCGCTGCGGGACGTGTTCGCGGGCCGGTGA